The nucleotide window TGCTATAATATAAACGTAAAAATATTACTATTGTAAAAATATTACTATTGAAATATTCTTGCCAGTTAGTGTAGTTTTTGAATATTGAGTCAATATTTTATATAATTTAATAGGACAGTATAGAACATGAACAAGAGCATTTATATTATTGCAGGGCCAAACGGTTCAGGCAAAACAACTTTTGCCAGCAAGTTTTTACCCCGGTATGCAAATTGCCAGCATTTTATAAATGCTGACCTTATTGCAAAGGGTTTGTCTCCATTTTCACCTAATATAGCGGCTATTAAAGCAGGCCGGCTTGTTCTTGAACAAATTCATGAATTAGCAAACAAGAATGTTTCTTTTGCTTTTGAAACAACATTGTCAGGAAAAACCTATTTAAAATTTTTAAAGAATCAAAAAAGCAGAGGGTATCAGCTTCATCTTTTTTTTCTTTGGATTCCAAATTCTGAATTGGCTATTGCCAGGATAAACGATAGAGTTGCAGAAGGTGGTCATAATGTCCCAGCTCATGATGTTAACAGACGTTTCGGTAGAAGTATTTTCAATCTTTTCAAAGTCTATTTTCCTATTTTAGATTCAATTATGCTATTTGATAATACAGGATCCATGCCTAATTTGATAGCTGAGCAAAAAAATGGTAAACTGTTAGTAGTAGATAAAAGCTTATATGATAAAATTAGAGATGCTTTATGAAAAAAAGATTAACACTTCAAGATAAAGCTTTTCTTGCGCTTAAAGAAGCTGTGCAGGAAGTTGTAGACCGTCATATACAGACAGGCAGGCCGCTATCTACATGGAGAAACGGTAAGGTCGTACGAATACCCGCCAGTCAGCTCCTTCATAAAGTAAAATAGCCATAAGTTCTCACCTTTCAAAATATACCTATATGAAAGAAATATTCGCGAAACTTATTGTAAATGTTATTTCAATGATGCTTGTTGTGGCTATGTTTTCGCCTATTCATGCCGATAGGTGGGAAACAGTGGTTATTGCCGCTGTTGTGCTTGGGTTGATGAATATTATTTTGAGACCCGTCATTATAATGCTTACCCTGCCTATAAACATAATTTCGCTGGGGTTATTCACTTTTGTCATTAATGGATTAATGTTTTACCTGGTTTCAGTCCTGGTCCCTGGGTTTAAAGTAGATGGTTTTATTTGGGCCGTTATCGGGTCAACTATTTTCGGCGTTATTAATGTCGTTTTAAACTGGTTTTTTGTTCCAAAAAAACAAAAATGGCATAACGTTTCCTTCCATGCAAATCATGGTGACATTATTGATGCAGATGTAGTGGATCCGGACAAAAAGCTGATTGATTAAAGCCCTAAAATATCCTATAATCGGGGCATTATGAAAATAGAAGTTTCCGAGAAATTAAACAAACTGCCTCCTTATATATTCTCGCGGATAAACCAGCTCAAACTTGAAGCTTTCGCTAAAAAACTCGATGTCATAGACTTGGGCATGGGAAATCCCGATATGCCGACACCAAGTCATATAGTTGACAGATTGTGCGACACAGTAAAAAATCATATCAGAACCCACCGGTACCCGCAGGCCAAGGGCATGCCGAAATTCCGCGCGGCTGTTGCTGAGTGGTTCCAGGAAAGATTTGATGTAAAAATTAATCCCGAAAATGAAGTATTGGCTTTAATAGGCTCAAAAGAGGGTGTTGCTCACCTCTGCATGACATATTTGAATCCCGGTGATATCGCCCTTGTCCCTGACCCTGGATATCCCGTTTATTACAATGGCGTTGCTCTTTCCGGCGGAGAGGCTTACAAAATGCCTCTTCTGGCAAAAAACAAATTCCTTCCGGACTTAGGCAAAATACCTGCGAGTATAGCGAAGAAAGCAAAAATAATGTTTCTCAACTATCCGAATAACCCGACAACAGCAATAGTTGAGGATATGGAACTGTTCAAGGAAGTAGTCAGGTTTGCAAAAAAATACAACATAATAATTATTCACGATAACGCCTATTCAGAACTTACCTTTGACGGATATGTAAGCCCGTCATTTTTGCAGGTTCCTGGCGCCATGGATGTCGCGGTAGAATACCATTCCTTTTCCAAAACATTTTCCATGGCAGGCTGGCGCGTAGGTTTTGTGGTAGGAAATGCAGAGATATTAAAACCCGTTGAAAAATTCAAATCTTTTGTTGATTACGGGGTTCCAACTTTCATCCAGCTTTCCGGGGTATGCGCATTGAAAAGCCCGAAAGAATGTATAAAAGAAACAATTGAAATATACCGGCGCAGAAGGGATAAGTTTGTTTCAGAGCTGGATAAAATCGGCTGGCATGTTGAGAAACCCAAAGCTACCATGTATCTTTGGGCCCAGTTGCCGGAGGAATTTAAAGCCGCAGGTTCATTGAAATTCTCGGAAGCGTTGGTTAAAGAAACGGGAGTAGCTACGACCCCGGGAATAGCTTTCGGGGAATACGGCGAAGGCTATGTGCGTTTTTCACTTGTAACGCATGATAATCGTTTTCATGATGCCGTTTTAAGAATAAAAAAACTGCTGAAAAGCAAAAAAAAGGGTATTTAGATGCAAAAAAGGAAAGTAAATTTAGGTTTTGTAGGTTTAGGCACGGTAGGAAGCTGTACCCTGGAGATATTAAATAAAAACAGTAAAATTATCGAAAGCAAAATAGGGACTTCAATTGAAGTTACCCATTTGTGCGATGCTTCTTCATCGCGGCTTAAAGCCGGGGCGAAAAGGCTGGGTTCGAATGTGAAATTATCTTCCGACTGGCAGAAATTAGTAACTGATTCTAATGTTGACATTGTCGTTGAACTTATCGGCGGAATAGATATAGCAAAAAAGGTTATCATTGAATCTTTAAAAAACGGTAAAAATGTTGTAACGGCAAATAAAGCTGTTCTAGCTGAAAACTGGGATGAGATTTTTACTCTTGCAAGATCCAAAAGGAAAGTGGTTTATTTTGAGGCAACTGTGGGCGCCGGCATACCAATAATACAGGCTTTGAACGAGGGGTTAGCGTCAAACCGCATTAACTGTATTGCGGGAATATTAAACGGAACGACAAATTACATTCTTACAAGAATGTTTAAGGAAAATATAAGTTTTGACATTGCGCTTAAACAGGCCCAAAAAAGCGGTTTTGCGGAAGTCAATCCGCATTTTGATATTGAAGGAATAGATACCACTCATAAACTTTCTATACTTTCATCGATAGCCTGGTCGTGCTGGGTAAAAAAAGAAAAAATTTATTGCGAAGGAATAGGTAACATTGACAGGATAGATATAAAATACGCCTATGAAGAATTCGGTTATATCATTAAATTACTGGGAGTCGGAAGAAACTGCGGCAATAAACTTGATTTTTATGTAAGCCCCTGCCTGATACCAAAGGATCATCCTTTTGCGGCCGTTGAAAACGAATATAACGCCATACTGGTTGACGGCAATGCCAGCGGGAATATAATGTTTTATGGCAAAGGGGCAGGCGGGAACCCCGCCGCCAGCGCTGTTGTAAGCGACATAATGTTTTTGGCAAAGGAATTTTCCATGGGCACTGCGGGCACGGTACCTTATGTAAATACTTCAAATTGCGCGGCCCTGGAATATTTGCCTGCCCGGGACCGTACGGGAAAGTACTATTTAAGGTTTTCCGCCATAGATAAACCCGGGGTATTATCAAAAATTTCTGGCATGCTGGCAAAATATAATGTCTCTATTGCCCAGGTTTTCCAGAAGGAGCCTGTTTCCAGGCACAAAAAAGTTGTCCCGGTGCTTATAATTACGCACTCGGTCAAAGAAAAAGCAATCAGGGATGCTATTGATGAAATTAATAAGCTTTCCGTAATAAAATCAAAAGCAGTGCTTATACGCATCGAAGATTTATCAGTATGACACCGGTAAAAAAAAACTCTTATGCCGGGCTGTATTTTGTTTCTTCCATCGGAATAAATTTAGTTGCTTGTACCGCAGCCGGGCTGATAATCGGGGTTTATCTTGATAAATATTTTCACACCCGCTATTTAACTATAATTTTCCTTTCTCTTGGAATCGCTGCCGGTTTTTGGCAAATAATAAAAGACATTCTGAAATTAAACAATGTTTCTAAGCATAAAGAAAACAATCATTAAAGTAGCCGCTCTTTTTATTTTGCTTTCAGTTTTTTCATTTTTATTTTTGAAAGCCGAAAGCATTTTTACCGGCATCTTATCAGGAATGGCGGTAAGTTTGCTTAATTTATACATGCTTGCCCTGACTCTGGAAAAAGTAAGCGCTTTGCAAACGCCTAAAATCTGGAGTTATTTCTGGAGAACTTTTTTCCTGCGCCTTCCGGCGGTTGTGCTGGTTTTTTGCCTGTTGATTGTTTTATTAAAAATAAACATGGCTGGTTTTTTCCTGGGGCTGGTAACAGGTTTTATTATAGGAATATTTAAGCTGACAAAATTATGTCAATTGTCCCCGAAAGCATAGAATATCACATTGCGCATGTTCCAACTTCTATTTTAATGTCCCTGCTGGTATGGGCTATTTTGCTTGTATTGTCTTTAGTTGTGTTGAAGTCGTTCAAATACATCCCGGGTAAAATACAGGCCGCGCTTGAAGCCTGTTTTGAGTATATCTTTAAACTGGCTGATGAATCCATCGGCCCGGAAGCTTTCAGATATTACCCGTTATTCCTTGGCATATTTCTTTACGTACTTGTAAGCAACATCATCGGGCTGATTCCGGGGCTGATTTCTCCGACATCCGACCCCTATGTCACTGTAACTTTGGCGTTAGTAGTTTTTATTTATTACAATTTTCAGGGTTTTTTAAAAAAAGGCTGGGGTTATCTCGGGCATTTCTTCGGGCCAAAACTGCCCTGGTATATGTTTCCAATAAATATTTTGATGTTCATAATCGAAATGATCAGCAATTTTGCAAGGCCGTTTTCATTGGCCATGCGTTTGTTTTGTAATATATTTTCAAAAGAAATATTGCTTGGCGTACTTGCTTTGCTTGTTTTGAAATTCTTTTTCGGCAACGGGCCCATTGAGAAAGCTTTGACAGTAGGGCCGCTGGTTTTGCGGCCGTTGATTCTTCTTCTGGGGCTAATGATAGGAATTATACAGGCGCTAATATTTTTGGTTTTGACAATATCGTATGTTGCAGGAGCAGTGAAGTCAGAAGAACATTAAGGAGGGTAACGTGTTTAGAAGAATTATCAGTGTATGTTCATTTATGTTGATGACAGGTTTAGTATTCGCGCAGGAAAAGGCCGCCACTGCAGTGGTTCAGGCAGCAGCGCCGTTTTCAGTAAATTATTTCGTATGGACCGTAATAGTGTCCGGTCTTGGTATTGCTTTTGCGGCGGCATTTTGCGGTTTGGCGCAGAGCATGGTGGTTTCAAAAGCCGTGGAAGGTATTTCCAGACAGCCGGAAGCAACACCGCAGATTCAGCTGGCCATGATGATCGGTTTGGCATTTATTGAATCACTGGTGCTTTATACGCTTTTCATCGGGATAATTTTGCTTTTTGTAAATCCCTTCATGAAGTATTTTATACAATAACATGATCGAAATTAATCCTGGGATATTTTTAGCCCAAATAATAACCTTTTTGGCAGCTGTTTTCATATTGTGGAAATTAGCCTGGGGCCCTTTGATAAATATGCTGAAAGAACGCCAGGAAAAAATAAAAAAAGATATCGATTCCGCGGAATCAGCGCGCCAGGCAGTGGAAAGACTTCAACAGGAGTATAACCTTAAATTAGCGGAGATTCAACAGAAAACCGATGAGCTTCTCTCCCAGGCCAAACAGGACGGAGAACGGCTTAGGAAAGATATTCTTAACACAGCCCA belongs to Elusimicrobiota bacterium and includes:
- a CDS encoding zeta toxin family protein — protein: MNKSIYIIAGPNGSGKTTFASKFLPRYANCQHFINADLIAKGLSPFSPNIAAIKAGRLVLEQIHELANKNVSFAFETTLSGKTYLKFLKNQKSRGYQLHLFFLWIPNSELAIARINDRVAEGGHNVPAHDVNRRFGRSIFNLFKVYFPILDSIMLFDNTGSMPNLIAEQKNGKLLVVDKSLYDKIRDAL
- a CDS encoding phage holin family protein translates to MKEIFAKLIVNVISMMLVVAMFSPIHADRWETVVIAAVVLGLMNIILRPVIIMLTLPINIISLGLFTFVINGLMFYLVSVLVPGFKVDGFIWAVIGSTIFGVINVVLNWFFVPKKQKWHNVSFHANHGDIIDADVVDPDKKLID
- a CDS encoding LL-diaminopimelate aminotransferase, giving the protein MKIEVSEKLNKLPPYIFSRINQLKLEAFAKKLDVIDLGMGNPDMPTPSHIVDRLCDTVKNHIRTHRYPQAKGMPKFRAAVAEWFQERFDVKINPENEVLALIGSKEGVAHLCMTYLNPGDIALVPDPGYPVYYNGVALSGGEAYKMPLLAKNKFLPDLGKIPASIAKKAKIMFLNYPNNPTTAIVEDMELFKEVVRFAKKYNIIIIHDNAYSELTFDGYVSPSFLQVPGAMDVAVEYHSFSKTFSMAGWRVGFVVGNAEILKPVEKFKSFVDYGVPTFIQLSGVCALKSPKECIKETIEIYRRRRDKFVSELDKIGWHVEKPKATMYLWAQLPEEFKAAGSLKFSEALVKETGVATTPGIAFGEYGEGYVRFSLVTHDNRFHDAVLRIKKLLKSKKKGI
- a CDS encoding homoserine dehydrogenase, which encodes MQKRKVNLGFVGLGTVGSCTLEILNKNSKIIESKIGTSIEVTHLCDASSSRLKAGAKRLGSNVKLSSDWQKLVTDSNVDIVVELIGGIDIAKKVIIESLKNGKNVVTANKAVLAENWDEIFTLARSKRKVVYFEATVGAGIPIIQALNEGLASNRINCIAGILNGTTNYILTRMFKENISFDIALKQAQKSGFAEVNPHFDIEGIDTTHKLSILSSIAWSCWVKKEKIYCEGIGNIDRIDIKYAYEEFGYIIKLLGVGRNCGNKLDFYVSPCLIPKDHPFAAVENEYNAILVDGNASGNIMFYGKGAGGNPAASAVVSDIMFLAKEFSMGTAGTVPYVNTSNCAALEYLPARDRTGKYYLRFSAIDKPGVLSKISGMLAKYNVSIAQVFQKEPVSRHKKVVPVLIITHSVKEKAIRDAIDEINKLSVIKSKAVLIRIEDLSV
- a CDS encoding AtpZ/AtpI family protein, which encodes MTPVKKNSYAGLYFVSSIGINLVACTAAGLIIGVYLDKYFHTRYLTIIFLSLGIAAGFWQIIKDILKLNNVSKHKENNH
- a CDS encoding ATP synthase subunit I translates to MFLSIKKTIIKVAALFILLSVFSFLFLKAESIFTGILSGMAVSLLNLYMLALTLEKVSALQTPKIWSYFWRTFFLRLPAVVLVFCLLIVLLKINMAGFFLGLVTGFIIGIFKLTKLCQLSPKA
- the atpB gene encoding F0F1 ATP synthase subunit A, giving the protein MSIVPESIEYHIAHVPTSILMSLLVWAILLVLSLVVLKSFKYIPGKIQAALEACFEYIFKLADESIGPEAFRYYPLFLGIFLYVLVSNIIGLIPGLISPTSDPYVTVTLALVVFIYYNFQGFLKKGWGYLGHFFGPKLPWYMFPINILMFIIEMISNFARPFSLAMRLFCNIFSKEILLGVLALLVLKFFFGNGPIEKALTVGPLVLRPLILLLGLMIGIIQALIFLVLTISYVAGAVKSEEH
- the atpE gene encoding ATP synthase F0 subunit C, with protein sequence MFRRIISVCSFMLMTGLVFAQEKAATAVVQAAAPFSVNYFVWTVIVSGLGIAFAAAFCGLAQSMVVSKAVEGISRQPEATPQIQLAMMIGLAFIESLVLYTLFIGIILLFVNPFMKYFIQ
- the atpF gene encoding F0F1 ATP synthase subunit B codes for the protein MIEINPGIFLAQIITFLAAVFILWKLAWGPLINMLKERQEKIKKDIDSAESARQAVERLQQEYNLKLAEIQQKTDELLSQAKQDGERLRKDILNTAQKEAEELRNKVEQQLKQDKNSIAKELRNELTGLSVAMAEKLLQGSVDKKLQDKLFKEVVDKL